In Candidatus Promineifilum breve, one genomic interval encodes:
- a CDS encoding valine--tRNA ligase, which translates to MILTDRYDAQARETELAAAWEREGVYRFQPAAGAPVYAIDTPPPSVSGHLHLGHVYSYAHADFFARYRRMRGDAVFYPMGFDDNGLPTERLVERERGVRAADIGRQAFIRECLAVSEAAERQYEALWRRLGLSIDWRYTYRTIDDESRRVAQWGFLDLLRQELAYRQQAPTIWCPECGTAISQAEVNDEGRRTTFYTLAFDLADGGALPIATTRPELLPACVAVFVHPDDERFQRLIGREAVTPLFGRRVPILADPAANPAKGTGAVMCCTFGDTTDVAWWRAHDLPLIEVIGRDGRLLAAAGRYAGLSTAEARRRIVADIAARAGLLDAQPLEQTVRVHERCDTAVETIISHQWFVRVLDQRARFLAAGDRIAWHPEHMGTRYRQWVENLNWDWCISRQRTFGVPFPLWYCAACGEPMTPDLADLPIDPSEDQPSRPCACGGTAFVPEMDVMDTWATSSLSPQIVGRFLADPALFQQVFPMTLRPQAHEIIRTWAFYTIVRSLYHTGQLPWQDVAISGWGLAADGEGKLSKSRGGGKVTGPQEMLARHSADAVRYWAAGTSLGKDAFIDEKRIQAGAKWVTKLWHVARFSERFLGDYACPPLPPADLTTADRWLLARLNQLIAATTASFDDYDYATARSEIEEFFWRDLADNYLEMAKKRLYDGGPGHEAARYTLYVTLAALLKLLAPLLPYVTDAIYRDLFAGSGGPATIHHAEWPRADERFDDPAALAAGVALLDIATAARRFKSERNLSPGAAAAELQLSVADEELRAALEAAELDLLSITRARAITFERAGNGTDWLAAGAVAIRLIL; encoded by the coding sequence ATGATATTAACCGATCGCTATGATGCCCAGGCACGGGAGACGGAACTGGCGGCGGCGTGGGAGCGGGAGGGCGTCTATCGCTTCCAGCCCGCGGCCGGCGCGCCGGTGTACGCCATCGACACCCCGCCGCCGTCCGTTTCGGGTCATCTTCACCTGGGCCACGTCTACTCCTACGCCCACGCCGACTTCTTCGCCCGCTACCGGCGCATGCGCGGCGACGCCGTATTCTACCCGATGGGCTTCGACGACAATGGCCTGCCGACGGAGCGGCTGGTGGAGCGCGAGCGCGGTGTGCGCGCCGCCGACATCGGCCGCCAAGCCTTCATCCGCGAATGCCTGGCCGTCAGCGAAGCGGCCGAACGCCAATACGAAGCCCTGTGGCGGCGACTGGGCCTGTCTATCGATTGGCGCTACACCTATCGCACCATCGATGACGAATCGCGCCGCGTGGCCCAATGGGGCTTTCTCGATCTGCTCCGTCAGGAGTTGGCCTACCGGCAGCAAGCGCCGACCATCTGGTGCCCGGAGTGCGGCACGGCCATCTCGCAGGCGGAAGTGAACGACGAGGGGCGGCGGACCACTTTCTACACCCTGGCCTTTGACCTGGCCGACGGCGGCGCGCTGCCTATCGCCACGACGCGGCCGGAACTGTTGCCGGCCTGTGTGGCCGTCTTCGTCCATCCCGATGACGAGCGCTTCCAGCGGCTCATCGGCCGCGAGGCCGTGACGCCGCTTTTCGGCCGGCGCGTGCCTATCCTGGCCGACCCGGCGGCCAACCCGGCCAAGGGTACCGGCGCGGTGATGTGCTGCACCTTCGGCGACACGACCGACGTGGCCTGGTGGCGCGCCCACGACCTGCCGCTGATCGAGGTCATCGGCCGCGATGGGCGGCTGTTGGCTGCCGCCGGCCGCTATGCCGGCCTGTCCACCGCCGAGGCGCGCCGCCGCATCGTGGCCGATATTGCCGCCCGCGCCGGATTGCTGGACGCGCAGCCGCTGGAGCAAACGGTGCGCGTCCACGAACGGTGCGATACGGCCGTGGAAACGATCATCAGCCACCAATGGTTTGTGCGCGTCCTCGATCAGCGGGCGCGGTTCCTGGCCGCCGGTGACCGGATCGCCTGGCATCCCGAACACATGGGCACGCGTTACCGTCAATGGGTGGAAAATCTCAACTGGGATTGGTGCATCAGCCGCCAGCGCACCTTTGGCGTGCCCTTCCCGCTGTGGTATTGCGCGGCCTGTGGCGAGCCGATGACGCCCGACCTGGCTGATTTGCCCATCGACCCCAGCGAAGACCAGCCATCGCGCCCCTGCGCCTGTGGCGGGACGGCGTTCGTGCCCGAGATGGACGTGATGGACACCTGGGCCACCTCGTCGCTGTCGCCGCAGATCGTCGGCCGCTTCCTGGCCGACCCGGCGCTATTCCAACAGGTCTTCCCCATGACCTTGCGGCCCCAGGCGCACGAGATCATCCGCACCTGGGCCTTCTATACCATCGTGCGCTCGCTCTATCACACCGGGCAATTGCCGTGGCAAGACGTGGCTATCTCCGGCTGGGGGTTGGCCGCCGACGGCGAGGGAAAGCTGAGCAAGAGCCGCGGCGGCGGCAAGGTGACCGGCCCTCAGGAAATGTTGGCCCGCCATTCGGCCGACGCCGTGCGCTACTGGGCGGCCGGCACCAGTCTGGGCAAGGATGCCTTCATCGACGAGAAGCGCATTCAGGCCGGGGCCAAGTGGGTGACCAAGTTGTGGCATGTGGCCCGTTTCAGCGAGCGCTTCTTGGGCGATTACGCCTGTCCGCCCCTGCCGCCGGCCGATCTGACGACGGCCGACCGCTGGCTGCTGGCCCGCCTGAATCAACTGATCGCCGCCACAACAGCCTCTTTTGACGACTACGACTACGCCACGGCCCGGAGCGAGATCGAGGAATTCTTCTGGCGCGATCTGGCCGATAATTATCTGGAGATGGCGAAAAAGCGGCTCTATGATGGCGGGCCGGGCCATGAGGCCGCGCGTTACACGTTATACGTCACCCTCGCCGCGTTGCTGAAGCTGCTGGCCCCGCTCCTGCCCTACGTGACCGATGCCATCTATCGCGACCTGTTTGCCGGTTCCGGAGGCCCGGCCACAATCCATCACGCGGAGTGGCCGCGGGCCGACGAGCGGTTTGATGACCCGGCGGCGCTGGCCGCCGGGGTGGCCCTGCTCGACATCGCCACGGCGGCGCGCCGCTTCAAAAGCGAGCGCAATCTGTCGCCGGGCGCGGCGGCGGCGGAATTGCAGCTAAGCGTGGCCGATGAGGAGTTGCGCGCCGCG
- a CDS encoding potassium channel family protein has product MWQDRISEVRLVLTSQGRVVRLVLFIASIFVAGTVGYMVLEQYTPLEAFYMTAITLTTTGFGEVRPLSDVGRIFTIFLLFLGVGVLAFVLSTTVDFLMGSFSGQLTRRRMQRTIDQLSGHIIVCGYGRVGASSAAALHQSGYDIVVIEKDHALMNAAGENDLLVLEGDATSDDTLREAGIERAGGLLVCTGDDAVNLFVVLSARSLNANLFIISRSANQENERKMRQAGANRIVSPHRIGGQHMANIIIRPHVTDFFDVVTLDNGQELWLEEFVLANDSPLCGRTIGEADVRRQTGVTIVAIVRRDAGSTITPKAATTLESGDQLIVLGTRDQLTNLEDATNPTDGETPRTTTMRRQLRRP; this is encoded by the coding sequence ATGTGGCAAGATCGAATCAGTGAAGTACGCCTGGTGTTGACCTCGCAAGGGCGCGTCGTTCGCCTCGTGTTGTTCATCGCGTCTATTTTCGTGGCCGGCACAGTGGGCTATATGGTGCTGGAGCAGTACACGCCGCTGGAAGCGTTCTACATGACCGCCATCACCCTGACGACGACCGGCTTTGGTGAGGTGAGGCCACTGAGCGATGTCGGCCGTATCTTCACCATTTTTCTGCTGTTCTTGGGCGTCGGCGTGCTGGCCTTTGTCCTGAGTACCACCGTTGATTTCCTGATGGGCAGCTTTAGCGGCCAACTAACGAGGCGGCGTATGCAACGAACAATCGATCAACTGAGCGGCCATATCATTGTGTGCGGCTATGGCCGCGTGGGCGCCAGTTCGGCCGCGGCGCTCCACCAGAGCGGCTACGACATCGTCGTTATCGAGAAAGATCATGCCCTGATGAATGCCGCCGGCGAGAACGACCTGCTGGTGCTGGAGGGGGATGCGACGAGCGACGACACGTTGCGCGAGGCCGGCATCGAGCGGGCCGGCGGGCTGCTGGTCTGCACCGGCGACGATGCCGTGAACCTGTTCGTCGTGCTATCGGCGCGCTCCTTGAACGCCAATCTGTTCATCATCTCGCGCAGCGCCAACCAGGAGAACGAGCGCAAGATGCGCCAGGCGGGGGCCAACCGCATCGTCTCGCCCCATCGCATCGGCGGCCAGCACATGGCTAACATCATCATCCGCCCCCACGTGACCGACTTCTTCGACGTGGTGACCCTCGACAACGGCCAGGAGCTATGGCTGGAGGAGTTCGTGCTGGCCAATGATTCGCCGTTGTGCGGCCGGACCATCGGCGAGGCCGACGTTCGCCGCCAGACCGGGGTCACCATCGTCGCCATCGTCCGCCGGGATGCCGGCTCGACCATCACCCCCAAGGCGGCGACCACGCTGGAAAGCGGCGACCAGCTCATCGTATTGGGCACACGCGACCAACTCACCAATCTGGAAGACGCGACCAACCCGACCGATGGCGAAACGCCACGCACCACGACCATGCGCCGCCAGTTGCGCCGCCCGTAG
- a CDS encoding enoyl-CoA hydratase-related protein, which translates to MTYETILHDVTDGVATITLNRPSKLNAFNDPMIAETTDALKAAGRDAAVRCVVITGAGRGFSSGQDLSDFQERGENVSIGEHLHHGYHRLIRQMVALEKPIIGAINGIAAGAGCGVALAADIRIAADNASFMLAFSRIGLIPDSGVNWLLPRLVGYARAYEMAITADRVPAAQALEWGLVNRVVPAAQLPEITAAWARRLADGPTLAYGLTKRAMSRGWDMSLNEALEYEAYLQEVAGRSADNREGIAAFLEKREARFSGR; encoded by the coding sequence ATGACCTACGAGACGATCCTCCATGACGTGACGGATGGCGTGGCGACGATCACGCTCAACCGGCCGTCCAAGCTCAACGCCTTCAACGACCCGATGATCGCCGAGACGACCGACGCCCTGAAGGCCGCCGGTCGCGACGCGGCCGTGCGCTGCGTCGTCATCACCGGCGCGGGCCGCGGCTTCTCCTCCGGCCAGGATTTGAGCGACTTCCAGGAGCGGGGCGAGAACGTCTCCATCGGCGAGCATCTGCACCACGGCTACCACCGGCTCATCCGCCAGATGGTCGCCCTGGAGAAGCCGATCATCGGCGCGATCAACGGCATCGCCGCCGGGGCGGGTTGCGGCGTGGCCCTGGCGGCCGACATACGCATTGCCGCCGATAACGCCTCATTCATGCTGGCCTTCAGCCGCATCGGCCTGATCCCGGATAGCGGCGTCAACTGGCTGTTGCCGCGGCTGGTCGGCTACGCCCGCGCCTATGAGATGGCAATCACCGCCGACCGCGTGCCCGCCGCTCAGGCGCTGGAATGGGGGCTGGTCAATCGCGTTGTGCCCGCCGCCCAACTGCCGGAGATCACCGCCGCCTGGGCGCGACGGCTGGCCGACGGCCCCACGTTGGCCTATGGCCTCACCAAGCGGGCCATGAGTCGCGGTTGGGACATGAGCCTCAATGAGGCGCTGGAGTACGAGGCGTATCTGCAAGAGGTGGCCGGCCGCAGCGCGGACAACCGCGAGGGGATCGCCGCCTTTTTGGAGAAGCGCGAAGCCCGCTTCAGCGGCCGTTGA
- a CDS encoding NHL repeat-containing protein, producing MDLLAITAQLSIANGTVLNEGTVPGLVARPAPPKAARGREHDFLFAHLTLTGPADETAELAGELIEALGKRFFAATGSVTSALRRAVIDTNDQLLRRNLAAKTTREGALSCAVLHGNELFTLQVGEGLAFLGHNFGIERLPARPPQHLTPLGRSAGIDIRFAYHQLQNGDMMLFCDPRLAHLSGESLSDVLVDTEIESGLDELLDIVAGDTARLMLVEFADELPSTLPLTFQHSRQPAPKPAPPPKPAAPKKEVGAPAVAQATAKAHPATAASAAPPVESPAANDGTATLEIGARRVASTSARGLSRFTAWLAAAIGRLSARPADEPSVHWAIPAAIALIVPIVIAAVVTSVYVQRDTVADVARIKQQMMDEMLAADNVGGGSAEAQPHYLAVVALAAEAEALRPDDLEVAGMRADALDALDRLDGVTRLTAGVLYEYEDGADLARIALRGGAGGIAVLDRLANRVMFHATDDTYRTLTGEQPSTIGFGGQAVGAQTMGELFDVIWLAGSASETRDSFAMLDRAGSLFNYFPNLGDVGGVALPNSSGWDSPTAMATYLDRLYVLDAGAGQIWKYYISSGYTQFAGDEAIFFSENAGLDGAVDFDLYAEDGSLVVLYGDGRLRYYDTRSGRVRWDETTLAQGGLATPLVAPVAVKMVGSGLNASIFVLDPGSGRLLQLGRGGTVLTQYRVMDASGDEVLTQATDFAVTESPLGVLVVAGDRIYLAENN from the coding sequence GTGGACCTTCTCGCCATCACCGCCCAGCTTTCGATAGCCAACGGAACCGTCCTGAATGAAGGGACGGTTCCAGGGCTTGTCGCTCGGCCCGCGCCGCCCAAGGCCGCCCGCGGCCGGGAGCACGACTTCCTCTTCGCCCACCTGACGCTGACCGGCCCGGCCGACGAGACGGCCGAACTGGCCGGCGAGCTGATCGAGGCGCTGGGCAAACGCTTTTTCGCGGCAACGGGCAGCGTGACCTCGGCCCTGCGGCGGGCGGTCATCGATACCAACGATCAGCTCCTGCGCCGCAATCTGGCCGCCAAGACAACGCGCGAGGGGGCGCTCAGTTGCGCGGTCTTGCACGGCAACGAACTCTTCACCCTCCAGGTGGGCGAGGGGCTGGCTTTCCTGGGGCACAATTTCGGCATCGAGCGCCTGCCGGCCCGCCCGCCGCAACATCTGACGCCCCTCGGCCGCAGCGCGGGCATCGACATCCGCTTTGCCTATCACCAGTTGCAGAACGGCGACATGATGCTCTTCTGCGATCCGCGCCTGGCCCATCTCTCCGGCGAATCGCTCAGTGACGTGCTGGTCGATACGGAGATCGAGAGCGGCCTGGACGAGTTGCTGGACATCGTGGCCGGCGACACGGCGCGCCTGATGCTGGTCGAATTCGCCGACGAGCTGCCCTCGACCCTGCCCCTCACCTTCCAGCACAGCCGCCAGCCCGCGCCCAAACCCGCCCCGCCCCCCAAGCCCGCCGCCCCTAAAAAAGAAGTGGGCGCGCCGGCCGTTGCCCAGGCCACGGCCAAAGCTCACCCGGCCACCGCCGCTTCCGCCGCGCCGCCGGTCGAATCGCCCGCGGCCAACGACGGCACGGCGACGCTGGAAATCGGCGCGCGCCGGGTGGCCTCGACCTCGGCCCGCGGCCTGTCGCGCTTCACGGCCTGGCTGGCGGCGGCCATCGGCCGGCTGAGCGCGCGACCGGCCGATGAGCCGTCGGTCCATTGGGCCATCCCCGCGGCCATCGCCCTCATCGTCCCCATCGTCATCGCCGCCGTCGTCACCAGCGTCTACGTCCAGCGCGACACGGTGGCCGACGTGGCCCGCATCAAGCAGCAGATGATGGATGAGATGCTGGCCGCCGACAACGTGGGCGGCGGCTCGGCCGAAGCCCAGCCGCACTATCTGGCCGTGGTCGCCCTGGCCGCCGAAGCCGAAGCGCTGCGCCCCGACGACCTGGAAGTGGCCGGAATGCGCGCCGACGCGCTGGACGCGCTGGATCGCCTCGACGGCGTGACGCGGCTGACGGCAGGCGTGTTGTATGAATATGAGGACGGGGCCGATCTGGCGCGCATCGCCCTGCGCGGCGGCGCGGGGGGCATCGCCGTGCTGGATCGTCTGGCGAACCGGGTCATGTTCCACGCCACCGACGACACCTACCGCACCCTGACCGGCGAGCAGCCATCGACGATTGGGTTCGGCGGGCAGGCCGTGGGGGCGCAGACGATGGGCGAACTATTCGACGTCATCTGGCTGGCGGGCAGCGCCTCGGAGACGCGCGACAGTTTTGCCATGCTCGACCGCGCCGGGTCGCTGTTCAACTACTTCCCCAATCTGGGCGACGTGGGCGGCGTGGCGCTGCCTAACAGCAGCGGCTGGGACAGCCCTACGGCGATGGCGACGTATCTGGATCGGCTCTACGTCCTCGACGCGGGGGCGGGGCAAATCTGGAAATACTATATCTCCAGCGGCTATACCCAGTTCGCCGGGGATGAGGCCATCTTTTTCAGTGAGAACGCCGGGCTGGATGGGGCGGTCGATTTCGATCTGTATGCCGAGGATGGCAGCCTGGTCGTCCTCTATGGCGACGGCCGCCTTCGCTACTACGACACGCGCTCCGGCCGGGTGCGTTGGGACGAGACGACGCTGGCCCAGGGCGGTCTGGCGACGCCGCTCGTTGCCCCGGTGGCGGTCAAAATGGTCGGCAGCGGGCTGAATGCGTCGATCTTCGTGCTCGATCCGGGCAGCGGGCGACTGTTGCAGTTGGGGCGCGGCGGCACGGTGCTGACCCAATACCGGGTGATGGACGCGTCAGGCGACGAGGTATTGACCCAGGCCACGGACTTCGCCGTCACCGAATCGCCGTTGGGCGTGCTGGTGGTGGCCGGCGACCGCATCTATCTGGCCGAGAATAACTGA
- the ald gene encoding alanine dehydrogenase — MLVGVPKEIKDNEYRVAMTPAGVQQLVEQGHTVLVETTAGDGSRFTDDQYTRVGAKIVPTAADAWGAEMVIKVKEPIAVEYPLLRSDLVLFTYLHLAAEEKLTKAMVDSGVTGIAYETVEARDGSLPLLTPMSEVAGRMAVQVGAHFLERSHLGRGMLLGGVAGVPGANVVVIGGGVVGTNSAHIALGMGANVTILDTNLDRLRFLDHVLHGRLTTVASNSYNIAEAVRTADLVIGGVLIKGARAPRLVTREMISTMNPGSVIADVAVDQGGCVETIHATTHSDPVYIVDGVVHYGVANMPGAVPRTSTFALSNATLPYVLRLARLGAEEAMAEDDGLMKGLNTYRGQVTYQAVADYFGLAYTPYEA, encoded by the coding sequence ATGTTAGTCGGTGTCCCCAAAGAGATAAAAGATAACGAGTACCGGGTCGCGATGACGCCCGCCGGCGTGCAACAACTGGTCGAGCAGGGCCATACTGTCCTGGTCGAGACGACGGCCGGCGACGGCAGCCGCTTCACCGACGACCAGTACACCCGCGTCGGGGCCAAGATCGTGCCCACCGCGGCCGATGCCTGGGGCGCGGAGATGGTCATCAAGGTCAAGGAGCCGATCGCCGTCGAGTATCCGCTGCTGCGCTCCGACCTGGTGCTGTTCACCTACCTGCATCTGGCGGCCGAGGAAAAGCTGACCAAGGCCATGGTCGACTCCGGCGTCACCGGCATTGCCTATGAGACCGTGGAAGCGCGCGACGGCAGCCTGCCGCTGCTGACGCCGATGAGCGAAGTGGCCGGCCGCATGGCGGTCCAGGTCGGGGCACATTTTCTGGAGCGCTCCCATCTGGGCCGGGGCATGTTGCTGGGCGGGGTGGCCGGCGTGCCGGGGGCCAATGTGGTGGTCATCGGCGGCGGCGTTGTCGGCACCAATTCCGCCCACATCGCCCTGGGCATGGGGGCCAACGTCACCATTCTGGACACCAACCTCGATCGTTTGCGCTTCCTTGACCACGTCTTGCACGGCCGCCTGACAACGGTGGCCTCCAACTCCTACAACATCGCCGAGGCGGTCAGAACTGCCGATCTGGTCATCGGCGGCGTGCTCATCAAGGGCGCGCGCGCGCCGCGGCTGGTGACGCGCGAAATGATCTCGACGATGAACCCCGGCAGCGTCATCGCCGACGTGGCCGTCGATCAGGGCGGCTGCGTCGAGACGATCCACGCCACGACCCACTCCGACCCGGTCTACATCGTCGATGGCGTCGTCCATTATGGCGTCGCCAACATGCCGGGCGCCGTGCCGCGCACCAGCACCTTCGCCCTGAGCAACGCTACGCTGCCCTACGTCCTGCGCCTGGCCCGTCTGGGCGCGGAAGAGGCGATGGCCGAGGATGATGGCCTGATGAAGGGGCTGAATACGTACCGGGGGCAAGTGACCTATCAGGCCGTGGCCGATTATTTCGGTCTAGCCTATACCCCCTACGAGGCGTAA
- a CDS encoding Rossmann-fold NAD(P)-binding domain-containing protein — MKLLIIGGTRFLGRALVDEGLALGHQLTLFNRGQSNPDLYPDVEQIHGDRDGGLDALDGRRWDAVIDTCGYVPRLVGAAAGYLAGAVEHYTFISTLSVYAEPIGVGLDEGGPVGTLADESVEEITGETYGPLKALCERAATGAMDGRALHVRAGLIVGPHDQSDRFTYWPVRVARGGEVLAPVAPDYGVQFIDVRDLARWTLAATTARLTGPYNVTGPRQPLPIGQLLATSRAVSGSDAHFTWVDEAYLLAHEVAPFTELPLWVPDAYGGFNAFNIDKALAAGLTFRPVSETVADTLAWAGQRPADYQWRNGLTAEREAALLAARPTTSD; from the coding sequence ATGAAGCTACTGATCATTGGCGGAACCCGTTTCCTCGGCCGTGCCCTGGTGGATGAGGGTCTAGCCCTCGGCCACCAGCTCACCCTCTTCAACCGCGGCCAATCGAATCCCGACCTCTACCCCGATGTCGAGCAGATTCACGGCGACCGCGACGGCGGGCTGGACGCATTAGACGGCCGGCGCTGGGACGCCGTGATCGACACTTGCGGCTACGTGCCCCGTCTGGTGGGCGCGGCGGCCGGCTATCTGGCCGGCGCGGTGGAGCACTACACCTTTATCTCCACCCTGTCGGTCTATGCCGAGCCGATCGGGGTGGGGCTGGATGAGGGCGGCCCGGTGGGCACGCTGGCCGACGAGTCGGTCGAGGAGATTACCGGCGAAACGTATGGCCCGCTGAAGGCGCTGTGCGAGCGGGCGGCGACCGGGGCGATGGACGGCCGCGCCCTCCACGTACGCGCCGGATTGATCGTCGGCCCCCATGACCAGAGCGACCGCTTCACCTATTGGCCGGTGCGCGTCGCTCGCGGCGGCGAGGTATTGGCCCCGGTCGCGCCCGATTATGGCGTGCAGTTCATTGACGTGCGCGATCTGGCCCGCTGGACACTGGCGGCCACGACCGCCCGCCTCACCGGCCCCTACAACGTCACCGGCCCGCGCCAACCGCTGCCTATCGGGCAACTGTTGGCAACCAGCCGCGCCGTGTCCGGCAGCGACGCCCATTTCACCTGGGTCGATGAGGCCTACCTGCTGGCCCACGAGGTCGCGCCGTTCACCGAGTTGCCGCTGTGGGTTCCCGACGCGTATGGCGGTTTCAACGCCTTCAACATCGACAAGGCGCTGGCCGCCGGGCTGACCTTCCGGCCGGTGTCGGAGACGGTGGCCGACACGTTGGCCTGGGCCGGGCAGCGTCCGGCCGATTACCAATGGCGCAACGGGCTGACGGCCGAGCGCGAGGCGGCCTTGCTGGCCGCCCGGCCCACGACGTCGGATTGA
- a CDS encoding leucyl aminopeptidase — protein sequence MDIQIKHGNIVTIDADTLIVNLFEGVTAPGGATGAVDKALNGAISDLIAGGDFKGKAGEVAVLYPRGAIAARRVLVVGLGKADAFDLEGVRRASAAAVKRARDLNAQHAATIVHGAGIGGLNARAAAQATIEGALLAAYRFDAQKKKEPAHDVARLTVVEFDAERIDAITAGARGAEGIAAGVSLARDLVNMPPNVATPTRLAAAAEAIAAAHGLNVTIGDREWAAARHMGAFLAVAQGAGEPPKFIILEHNGGRADQPTIVLVGKGITFDTGGISIKPSDRMGDMKSDMGGAAAVLGAMEAIGRLQLPLHVVGIAPCTENMPDAAAYRPADVITAGNGKTIEIISTDAEGRMVLADALVHAETYKPAAVIDLATLTGSCVVALGAGVAAGLFCNDNGLRDKLLAAADATYERLWPLPLYDDYRRTINSNVADMKNSGGRTGGVGTSAVFLREFTNYPWAHLDIAGMALADKATDYTPAGGTGFGVRLLVAYLQGLAGE from the coding sequence ATGGACATTCAAATCAAACATGGCAACATCGTCACGATCGATGCCGACACGCTGATCGTCAATCTGTTCGAGGGCGTCACCGCGCCCGGCGGGGCGACCGGGGCGGTCGATAAGGCGCTGAATGGGGCCATCAGCGATCTCATCGCCGGCGGCGATTTTAAGGGCAAGGCGGGCGAGGTGGCCGTCCTCTATCCGCGTGGGGCCATCGCCGCCCGGCGGGTGCTCGTCGTCGGTCTGGGCAAGGCGGACGCGTTCGATCTGGAAGGGGTGCGGCGGGCATCGGCGGCGGCCGTCAAGCGGGCGCGCGACTTGAACGCCCAACACGCGGCGACCATCGTCCACGGCGCGGGTATCGGCGGGCTGAACGCGCGGGCCGCGGCCCAGGCCACCATTGAAGGCGCGCTGCTGGCCGCCTATCGCTTTGACGCCCAAAAGAAGAAAGAACCAGCCCATGACGTGGCCCGCCTGACGGTCGTGGAATTCGACGCCGAGCGCATCGACGCCATCACCGCCGGGGCGCGCGGGGCCGAAGGCATCGCCGCCGGGGTCAGCCTGGCCCGCGACCTGGTCAATATGCCGCCCAACGTGGCGACGCCGACCCGCCTGGCCGCCGCGGCCGAGGCCATCGCCGCCGCCCACGGCCTGAATGTCACCATCGGCGACCGGGAATGGGCCGCCGCGCGCCACATGGGCGCGTTCCTGGCCGTGGCCCAGGGCGCGGGCGAGCCGCCCAAGTTCATCATCCTGGAGCACAACGGTGGGCGGGCCGACCAACCGACCATTGTCCTGGTGGGCAAGGGCATCACCTTCGACACGGGCGGCATCTCCATCAAGCCGTCGGACCGCATGGGCGATATGAAATCGGATATGGGTGGCGCGGCGGCCGTGTTGGGGGCGATGGAAGCGATCGGCCGCCTGCAATTGCCGCTCCACGTCGTCGGCATTGCCCCCTGCACCGAGAACATGCCCGACGCCGCCGCCTACCGCCCGGCCGACGTCATCACCGCCGGCAATGGCAAGACCATCGAGATCATCAGCACCGATGCCGAGGGGCGCATGGTGCTGGCCGACGCCCTGGTGCATGCCGAAACCTATAAGCCGGCGGCGGTCATCGATCTGGCGACCCTCACCGGGTCCTGTGTCGTGGCTTTGGGGGCCGGGGTGGCCGCCGGGCTGTTCTGCAACGACAACGGGCTGCGCGATAAGCTGCTGGCCGCGGCCGACGCGACCTATGAGCGCCTGTGGCCCCTGCCGCTCTATGACGACTACCGGCGCACGATCAACTCCAACGTGGCCGACATGAAGAACAGCGGCGGCCGGACTGGCGGCGTCGGGACGTCGGCCGTGTTCCTGCGCGAGTTCACCAACTACCCCTGGGCGCATCTCGACATCGCCGGCATGGCTCTGGCCGACAAGGCGACCGACTATACGCCCGCCGGCGGCACCGGGTTCGGCGTCCGCCTTCTGGTCGCCTACCTGCAAGGTCTGGCCGGCGAATAG